One genomic window of Myxocyprinus asiaticus isolate MX2 ecotype Aquarium Trade chromosome 5, UBuf_Myxa_2, whole genome shotgun sequence includes the following:
- the LOC127440823 gene encoding gastrula zinc finger protein XlCGF8.2DB-like isoform X2 yields the protein MESVKEESEDVCISELFRLKNQDTEEQRDLMGVGEESQELIEVEEKHRYKKPEDFVTGEKSSSCSQTEKKFSQKRNRTETGNSFMCPQCGKCFKHKGNLNSHIRIHTGERPYTCPQCGKSFRQKVNLMDHLRIHTGEKPFTCSHCGKSFTHKPSLTEHMRTHTGGKHFTCLECGKTFTNPSSLRRHINIHSEMQLHHCSHCGKSFTQASRLRLHLRYHSGEKPFNCELCGHKFILPSVLKRHLKLHANEKPYICTVCGRSFSQLAYMKQHQIIHLGVKPHVCSECGKAFIRADDLKAHQRIHTGEKPFKCSYCEKSFKRRQQRKTHEKMHNRGSPYH from the exons ATGGAGTCtgttaaagaggagagtgaagatgTCTGTATTTCAGAACTATTTAGACTGAAAAAtcaagatactgaggaacaaagag aTCTGATGGGAGTGGGAGAGGAAAGTCAAGAATTGATTGAAGTGGAGGAGAAGCATCGGTATAAGAAACCTGAGGATTTCgtaactggagaaaaatcttctagttgctcacagactgaaaaGAAATTCTCACAAAAAAGAAATCGAACAGAAACAGGAAATTCTTTTAtgtgccctcagtgtggaaagtgtttcaaacataaaggaaaccttaatagccacataagaattcacactggagagaggccttacaCCTGCCcgcagtgtggaaagagtttcagacagaaagtaaatcttatggatcacttgagaattcacactggagagaagcctttcacatgctctCACtgcggaaagagtttcacacacaaaCCAAGTCTTACAGAGCACATGAGAACTCACACTGGAGGGAAACATTTCACATGCCTTGAGTGTGGAAAGACATTTACAAATCCAAGTAGCCTAAGAAGGCATATAAATATTCACTCTGAAATGCAATTACACCACTGTTCTCATTGTGGCAAGAGTTTTACACAGGCAAGTCGTCTCAGACTTCATCTGCGTTATCACTCTGGAGAAAAGCCATTTAACTGTGAACTTTGCGGTCACAAATTTATTTTGCCATCAGTGTTAAAAAGACACTTAAAACTTCatgcaaatgagaagccttacatATGCACTGTTTGTGGAAGGAGTTTTTCACAACTGGCTTATATGAAACAGCACCAGATTATACATTTGGGTGTAAAACCTCACGTTTGCTCAGAGTGTGGTAAAGCTTTTATCAGAGCTGATGACTTGAAAGCCcaccaaagaattcatactggagaaaaacctttcaAGTGCTCATATTGTGAGAAGAGTTTCAAACGGCGCCAACAGCGGAAAACACATGAAAAAATGCACAATAGAGGAAGTCCATACCACTGA
- the LOC127440851 gene encoding gastrula zinc finger protein XlCGF49.1-like isoform X3 codes for MLSCSPQTAVSQMHSYYPDLMDVKEESEELNEVEKHHSQKPADFITGEKSSSYSETEINLTQKRTKAENSSTCPQCGKTFTDKGNLNRHLRVHTGEKPFTCHQCGKSFGRKVNLTDHMRIHSGEKPFTCTQCGKTFADKKNMTIHMRVHTGEKPYTCTQCGKSFTQNVNLTKHMRIHTGEKPFICSQCGRSFRHQLSLTEHMRTHVRESFICNQCGKSFSSPSNLKRHRNIHSEKDLHHCSD; via the exons atgctgagctgtagtccacAAACAGCAGTCTCACAAATGCATTCTTATTATCCAG ACCTGATGGATGTGAAAGAGGAAAgtgaagaactgaatgaagtggagaaACATCACTCTCAGAAACCTGCTGATTTCATAACTGGAGAAAAGTCTTCTAGTTACTCAGAAACGGAAATTAATTTAACTCAAAAAAGAACAAAAGCAGAAAATTCTtccacatgccctcagtgtggaaagacatTTACAGACAAAGGAAACCTTAACAGGCACCtaagagttcacactggagagaagccctttacatgccatcagtgtggaaagagtttcggaCGTAAAGTAAACCTTAcggatcacatgagaattcactctggtgagaagcctttcacatgcactcagtgtggaaaaacttttgcagataaaaaaaacatgacaatccacatgagagttcacactggagagaagccttacacatgcactcagtgtggaaagagtttcacacagaaTGTAAACCTTACGAAACACATGAGGatacacactggagagaagcctttcatatGCAGTCAGTGTGGAAGAAGTTTCAGACACCAACTTAGTCTTACAGAGCACATGAGAACTCACGTTAGAGAGTCTTTCATATgcaatcagtgtggaaagagtttctcaaGTCCAAGCAACTTGAAAAGGCATAGAAATATTCATTCAGAAAAGGATTTGCACCATTGTTCAGATTAG
- the LOC127440823 gene encoding gastrula zinc finger protein XlCGF8.2DB-like isoform X1, with amino-acid sequence MLRRGQFSSLISFRQGLTKQDKHQLPPGTCLRTPEKMESVKEESEDVCISELFRLKNQDTEEQRDLMGVGEESQELIEVEEKHRYKKPEDFVTGEKSSSCSQTEKKFSQKRNRTETGNSFMCPQCGKCFKHKGNLNSHIRIHTGERPYTCPQCGKSFRQKVNLMDHLRIHTGEKPFTCSHCGKSFTHKPSLTEHMRTHTGGKHFTCLECGKTFTNPSSLRRHINIHSEMQLHHCSHCGKSFTQASRLRLHLRYHSGEKPFNCELCGHKFILPSVLKRHLKLHANEKPYICTVCGRSFSQLAYMKQHQIIHLGVKPHVCSECGKAFIRADDLKAHQRIHTGEKPFKCSYCEKSFKRRQQRKTHEKMHNRGSPYH; translated from the exons ATGCTGCGCCGCGGTCAGTTTTCTTCTCTGATTTCTTTCAGGCAAG GTTTAACAAAGCAAGACAAACACCAACtaccccctggaacctgcttaAGGACCCCTGAAAAGATGGAGTCtgttaaagaggagagtgaagatgTCTGTATTTCAGAACTATTTAGACTGAAAAAtcaagatactgaggaacaaagag aTCTGATGGGAGTGGGAGAGGAAAGTCAAGAATTGATTGAAGTGGAGGAGAAGCATCGGTATAAGAAACCTGAGGATTTCgtaactggagaaaaatcttctagttgctcacagactgaaaaGAAATTCTCACAAAAAAGAAATCGAACAGAAACAGGAAATTCTTTTAtgtgccctcagtgtggaaagtgtttcaaacataaaggaaaccttaatagccacataagaattcacactggagagaggccttacaCCTGCCcgcagtgtggaaagagtttcagacagaaagtaaatcttatggatcacttgagaattcacactggagagaagcctttcacatgctctCACtgcggaaagagtttcacacacaaaCCAAGTCTTACAGAGCACATGAGAACTCACACTGGAGGGAAACATTTCACATGCCTTGAGTGTGGAAAGACATTTACAAATCCAAGTAGCCTAAGAAGGCATATAAATATTCACTCTGAAATGCAATTACACCACTGTTCTCATTGTGGCAAGAGTTTTACACAGGCAAGTCGTCTCAGACTTCATCTGCGTTATCACTCTGGAGAAAAGCCATTTAACTGTGAACTTTGCGGTCACAAATTTATTTTGCCATCAGTGTTAAAAAGACACTTAAAACTTCatgcaaatgagaagccttacatATGCACTGTTTGTGGAAGGAGTTTTTCACAACTGGCTTATATGAAACAGCACCAGATTATACATTTGGGTGTAAAACCTCACGTTTGCTCAGAGTGTGGTAAAGCTTTTATCAGAGCTGATGACTTGAAAGCCcaccaaagaattcatactggagaaaaacctttcaAGTGCTCATATTGTGAGAAGAGTTTCAAACGGCGCCAACAGCGGAAAACACATGAAAAAATGCACAATAGAGGAAGTCCATACCACTGA
- the LOC127440851 gene encoding gastrula zinc finger protein XlCGF8.2DB-like isoform X1 — MESVKEESEDVCISELFRLKNQDTDEQRDLMEVKEESQELNEVEEKHQYHKSDDVITGEKSFGCSQTEKKFSQKRTQRKIAKNSFICPQCGKSFTHKGTFNIHLRIHTGEKPFTCPQCGKSFREKANLQEHMRIHTGEKPFTCLQCGKSFRHRASFKAHMRTHTGGKHFTCLQCGKRFRNPSGLSRHIHIHSENQLHHCSHCGKSFTQSSRLRLHLRYHSKEKPFNCDQCGQKFIFASVLKRHLKLHETNEKPYICTVCGKSFSQLAYMKGHEKTHLGVKPHVCSVCGRAFNRADYLNVHQRIHTGEKPHKCSFCEKSFRRPQEWKKHEKMHNRRSLTSYH; from the coding sequence atctgatggaagtgaaagaggaaagtcaagaactgaatgaagtggaggagaaacatcagtatcaCAAATCTGATGATGtcataactggagaaaaatcttttggttgctcacagactgaaaaGAAATTTTCACAAAAAAGAACTCAAAGAAAAATAGCCAAAAATTCTTTCatctgccctcagtgtggaaagagtttcacacataaaGGAACCTTTAATATCCacttaagaattcacactggagagaaacctttcacatgccctcagtgtggaaagagtttcagagagAAAGCAAATCTTCAGgaacacatgagaattcacactggagaaaagcctttcacatgccttcagtgtggaaaaagtttcagaCACAGAGCAAGTTTTAAGGCGCACATGAGAACTCACACTGGAGGGAAACatttcacatgccttcagtgtggaaagaggtTTAGAAATCCAAGTGGCTTAAGTAGGCATATACATATTCACTCTGAAAATCAATTACACCACTGTTCTCATTGTGGCAAGAGTTTCACACAGTCAAGTCGTCTCAGGCTTCATCTGCGCTATCACTCTAAAGAAAAAccatttaactgtgatcagtgcggtcaaaaatttatttttgcatcagtgctaaAAAGACACTTGAAACTTCATGAGACTAATGAGAAGCCTTACATATGCActgtttgtggaaagagtttttcacAACTGGCTTATATGAAAGGGCATGAGAAAACACATTTGGGTGTAAAACCTCATGTATGCTCAGTGTGTGGTAGAGCTTTTAACAGAGCGGATTACTTGAATGTgcaccaaagaattcatactggagaaaaacctcacAAGTGCTCATTTTGTGAAAAGAGTTTTAGACGGCCCCAAGAgtggaaaaaacatgaaaaaatgcaTAATAGGAGGAGTCTTACCTCAtaccactga